A region of Gadus morhua chromosome 18, gadMor3.0, whole genome shotgun sequence DNA encodes the following proteins:
- the cmn gene encoding calymmin isoform X15, with amino-acid sequence MGLYRGVSRATGQVMRTAVFLLFLQEVQMRGYGPAGGVPNGYAAGYGSTYGVPNGQRAPTNGMEVQNGRGIGRMLMPSKGVGRPSGAQNGQGREPIKGAGGAAFARPQSNGNGAHAGKQYGQGTKGNGYGAQFGPSSRQAMNGNGYGAHAGQANGQGTKGNGYAAQAGQNNGQANKGNGYAAHAGPSNGQATKGNGYGAQAGQGNGQSTKGNGYGAHAGPNNGQATKGNGYGAHAGTNNGQATKGNGYSAHAGPNNGQLTKGNGYGAQAGQGNGQANKGNGYGAHAGPNNGQATKGNGYGLHPGPNNGQGTKGNGYGAHAGTNNGQATKGNGYGAHAGQGNGQANKGNGYGAQAGQGYGQATKGNGYGAQAGQGNGQSTKGNGYGAHAGPANGQGTKGNGYGAHAGQANGKAAKGNGYGAHAGQANGRNAHLGATGKPTKGNGQPTYGAGQGLGVNQGPQLAGNPMTGGYGAQPSRGPAKTAGYQRAGSALGAGFLPGGMKGPKPAGYGSQNGQGAKPNGYQPAAAVPNGYGARFNGYGAHAGPTNGQGTKGNGYGAGAGVAKGNQGQAKGVLAGFLPGRGNPSPAADKAVYSGVPNGYVAQPNGYDPAAAEAAGGPANGYGAKQKGYGAPEAGAVSPSAAALGPSAGADGPGSAVKGVNGDYDRGVQTGKGQSGTQSADQQKVSNNKGESGVSPDHIHESLSGFPLVDTHGKPQEMPPTQLQSHSSSPEPDITPEPKPAEPEPEPTQDQNVTQHPEERVTDVLLEATPQPGVTESGPEVPQGTQSTPEMGYLTGSELPEQNAPVTALLPGPELTGLLAPEGVDGLAPLPETVATTKGDIGQELVPERAVIQHQLPTPGEGSLVEIASKPEKSAGASISVEGSKAAKPDCGLATAGGQWMKIPRPDYGAELGPSGTNQKGYGAGAAFLNKFGGKPNGRTAGPYPNGGGAYPNGGGPYPNGGGAYPNGGGAYPNGGGAYPNGGGAYPNGGGAYPNGGGAKASKPGYGAGKGGGYNVPGHGAGFGSPYGQQQPGFGQGAYPGAGHYGNPSFGGAPANGYGYGAGVQPEYAGLPAVNGKAGHGYGAGVQPEYAGLGQGVPAFNGQSGHLGGVGNRGQNTKGQYGAAVPVGLDGSSQFEAQPVGMDAAGKMGGAGKMGGAGKMGGAYGGAYGGMGGLPYGGQGMGPQKSLTKYGIGGLPFAGQPVALGPGAGQYGYGAGQGGHNSPGLGAGYGGPYGGQAPGADGKSAAKYVQGYGGWPSEYQPQGAFAGPQYQPEAAGDAKTKSSGGYSAGKVPYTKEPLDTAGEPESQQLGAGDIRSGQYEMAGLTYDPASLEPETAVKSYVKEVAPSTVPEVEGEGKSLNNYGDKSSKYNKQGFFGTAGYQG; translated from the exons ATGGGGTTGTATCGGGGGGTTTCCCGGGCGACGGGCCAGGTGATGCGGACGGCGGTGTTCCTGCTGTTCCTGCAGGAGGTGCAGATGAGAG GATATGGACCTGCTGGTGGGGTTCCCAACGGATACGCTGCGG GTTATGGCTCTACTTATGGAGTACCCAACGGACAAAGAGCTCCAACAAATG GAATGGAAGTTCAAAATGGCCGCGGCATCGGAAGAATGTTGATGCCTTCTAAAG GTGTGGGCAGGCCTTCAGGGGCTCAGAACGGACAGGGAAGGGAGCCAATCAAAGGGGCAG GTGGCGCTGCCTTCGCTCGTCCCCAGTCTAATG GTAATGGTGCCCATGCAGGAAAACAATATGGACAGGGAACTAAAGGAAACG GATATGGggctcaatttggaccttcaagcAGACAGGCCATGAACGGAAACG GTTACGGTGCTCACGCAGGACAGGCGAACGGACAGGGAACCAAAGGAAACG GTTACGCTGCGCAAGCAGGACAAAATAATGGACAAGCAAACAAAGGAAATG GTTACGCTGCACACGCAGGACCAAGTAATGGACAAGCAACCAAAGGAAACG GTTATGGTGCTCAGGCCGGACAAGGCAACGGACAGTCAACTAAAGGAAATG GTTATGGTGCACACGCTGGACCAAATAATGGACAAGCAACCAAAGGAAACG GTTATGGTGCACATGCAGGAACAAATAATGGACAAGCAACCAAAGGAAACG GTTACAGTGCTCATGCCGGACCAAATAATGGACAATTAACCAAAGGAAATG GTTATGGTGCTCAGGCAGGGCAAGGCAACGGACAAGCAAACAAAGGAAACG GATACGGTGCACACGCTGGACCAAATAATGGACAAGCAACTAAAGGAAACG GTTACGGTCTTCACCCAGGACCGAATAATGGACAGGGAACCAAAGGAAACG GTTATGGTGCACACGCAGGAACAAATAATGGACAAGCAACCAAAGGAAACG GTTATGGTGCACACGCAGGACAAGGCAATGGACAAGCAAACAAGGGAAACG gTTATGGTGCTCAGGCAGGGCAAGGCTACGGACAGGCAACCAAAGGAAACG GTTATGGCGCTCAGGCAGGGCAAGGCAACGGACAGTCAACCAAAGGAAATG GTTACGGGGCCCACGCTGGACCAGCTAATGGACAGGGAACGAAAGGAAACG GTTATGGTGCACATGCAGGTCAAGCTAATGGGAAAGCAGCCAAAGGCAACG GTTATGGCGCCCATGCTGGACAGGCTAACGGAAGAAACG CTCACCTCGGAGCCACCGGTAAACCAACGAAGGGCAACGGACAACCAACCTATG GAGCAGGTCAGGGCCTCGGTGTCAACCAGGGCCCCCAGCTGGCTGGGAACCCCATGACAG GAGGTTATGGAGCTCAGCCCAGCAGAG GTCCTGCAAAGACTGCTGGGTACCAAAGGGCCGGTTCAGCGCTAGGAGCTGGGTTCCTCCCAGGAGGGATGAAGGGGCCAAAGCCAG CTGGTTATGGGTCTCAGAACGGTCAAGGTGCCAAACCAAACG GCTACCAGCCAGCTGCTGCTGTGCCTAATGGCTATGGAGCCCGGTTCAACG GTTATGGTGCGCATGCAGGACCAACTAATGGACAAGGAACCAAAGGAAACG GTTATGGTGCTGGAGCCGGTGTTGCCAAGGGAAACCAAGGCCAGGCCAAAG GTGTGTTAGCTGGGTTCCTCCCAGGACGTGGCAACCCCAGCCCGGCAGCAGATAAAGCAG TTTATTCTGGTGTTCCAAACGGATACGTAGCCCAACCAAATG GTTACGACCCCGCCGCGGCAGAAGCAGCAGGAGGTCCTGCGAACGGATATGGCGCTAAGCAGAAGG GCTATGGCGCGCCTGAAGCTGGAGCCGTCTCCCCGAGCGCTGCAGCTCTGGGGCCCAGCGCTGGAGCTGACGGGCCTGGCTCTGCAGTCAAAGGAGTCAACGGTG ACTACGATAGGGGAGTTCAAACGGGGAAGGGCCAATCGGGAACTCAGAGTGCGGATCAGCAGAAGGTATCTAACAACAAGGGTGAGAGCGGAGTCTCACCAGACCACATCCATGAGTCCCTGAGCGGGTTCCCTCTAGTGGACACGCACGGGAAGCCCCAGGAGATGCCTCCAACGCAGCTCCAGTCACACAGCTCCTCACCAGAACCAGACATTACCCCAGAGCCCAAACcagcagaaccagaaccagaacccacCCAAGACCAGAACGTGACCCAGCACCCTGAAGAGCGTGTGACTGATGTTCTGCTAGAGGCCACCCCCCAGCCAGGAGTAACAGAGTCTGGACCTGAGGTTCCTCAGGGAACGCAGTCCACTCCTGAAATGG GGTATTTGACGGGCAGCGAACTGCCCGAGCAGAACGCCCCAGTGACGGCACTCCTCCCTGGGCCCGAGCTCACCGGCCTGCTGGCCCCTGAGGGGGTCGACGGTCTCGCACCGCTACCCGAAACCGTGGCGACCACTAAAGGGGACATCGGCCAGGAGTTGGTGCCAGAGAGGGCGGTCATCCAGCACCAGCTACCGACACCCGGCGAGGGCTCTCTGGTTGAGATCGCTAGCAAACCTG AGAAGAGTGCCGGGGCTTCCATCAGTGTGGAGGGGTCTAAAGCTGCCAAACCAG ACTGTGGACTCGCCACAGCAGGGGGCCAGTGGATGAAGATCCCCAGACCTG ATTATGGAGCAGAACTGGGGCCCTCTGGTACCAACCAGAAAG GTTATGGCGCAGGAGCTGCTTTCCTGAACAAATTTGGAGGAAAACCAAACG GTCGCACTGCAGGGCCTTACCCTAATGGAGGAGGGGCTTATCCTAATGGAGGAGGGCCTTACCCTAATGGAGGAGGGGCTTATCCTAATGGAGGAGGGGCTTATCCTAATGGAGGAGGCGCTTATCCTAATGGAGGAGGGGCTTATCCTAATGGAGGAGGGGCTTATCCTAATGGAGGAGGGGCTAAAGCATCCAAACCAG GTTATGGTGCTGGAAAAGGAGGTGGATACAATGTACCAGGACATGGAGCAG GTTTTGGTTCCCCTTACGGTCAACAACAGCCAG GGTTCGGGCAAGGGGCGTACCCTGGGGCTGGTCACTATGGTAACCCATCGTTTGGAGGGGCACCGGCCAACG GTTATGGCTACGGGGCCGGAGTACAACCAGAGTATGCAG GACTCCCTGCTGTGAATGGAAAAGCAG GTCATGGCTATGGGGCAGGAGTTCAACCAGAATACGCag GTCTTGGTCAAGGAGTGCCTGCTTTCAATGGACAATCAG GTCATCTGGGGGGAGTTGGAAACAGAGGACAGAACACTAAGGGACAATATG GTGCAGCTGTCCCTGTAGGACTAGACG GAAGCAGTCAGTTTGAGGCCCAGCCAGTCGGAATGGACGCAGCAGGGAAAATGGGCGGAGCCGGGAAGATGGGCGGAGCCGGGAAGATGGGCGGGGCTTACGGGGGCGCGTATGGCG GGATGGGAGGACTGCCGTACGGGGGCCAGGGGATGGGCCCCCAGAAATCCCTCACTAAGTATG GGATTGGAGGACTCCCATTCGCTGGTCAACCCGTGGCCCTGGGGCCAGGGGCCGGACAGTACG GTTATGGTGCTGGACAAGGAGGGCACAATTCACCAGGATTAGGAGCag GGTACGGAGGACCTTATGGAGGACAGGCTCCTGGGGCTGATGGGAAATCTGCTGCCAAATATGTTCAAG GTTATGGAGGATGGCCGTCTGAATATCAGCCACAAGGAGCATTTg CTGGACCACAGTACCAGCCAGAAGCAGCAGGGGATGCTAAAACGAAGTCCTCAGGAGGATATA GTGCTGGAAAGGTTCCCTACACCAAAGAGCCCCTCGATACTGCTG GCGAGCCAGAGTCCCAGCAGCTGGGTGCAGGTGACATCAGATCTGGACAATACG AAATGGCCGGCCTGACCTATGACCCTGCATCCCTGGAGCCAGAGACGGCGGTGAAATCCTACG TGAAGGAAGTTGCTCCGAGCACCGTGCCAGaggtggaaggagaggggaagtCACTCAATAACTACG GTGAC
- the cmn gene encoding calymmin isoform X17, with the protein MGLYRGVSRATGQVMRTAVFLLFLQEVQMRGYGPAGGVPNGYAAGYGSTYGVPNGQRAPTNGMEVQNGRGIGRMLMPSKGVGRPSGAQNGQGREPIKGAGGAAFARPQSNGNGAHAGKQYGQGTKGNGYGAQFGPSSRQAMNGNGYGAHAGQANGQGTKGNGYAAQAGQNNGQANKGNGYAAHAGPSNGQATKGNGYGAQAGQGNGQSTKGNGYGAHAGPNNGQATKGNGYGAHAGTNNGQATKGNGYGAHAGQGNGQANKGNGYGAQAGQGYGQATKGNGYGAQAGQGNGQSTKGNGYGAHAGPANGQGTKGNGYGAHAGQANGKAAKGNGYGAHAGQANGRNAHLGATGKPTKGNGQPTYGAGQGLGVNQGPQLAGNPMTGGYGAQPSRGPAKTAGYQRAGSALGAGFLPGGMKGPKPAGYGSQNGQGAKPNGYQPAAAVPNGYGARFNGYGAHAGPTNGQGTKGNGYGAQAGTANGQGTKGNGYGAQAGPANGQGSKGNGYGAQAGLANGQGTKGNGYGAGAGVAKGNQGQAKGVLAGFLPGRGNPSPAADKAVYSGVPNGYVAQPNGYDPAAAEAAGGPANGYGAKQKGYGAPEAGAVSPSAAALGPSAGADGPGSAVKGVNGDYDRGVQTGKGQSGTQSADQQKVSNNKGESGVSPDHIHESLSGFPLVDTHGKPQEMPPTQLQSHSSSPEPDITPEPKPAEPEPEPTQDQNVTQHPEERVTDVLLEATPQPGVTESGPEVPQGTQSTPEMGYLTGSELPEQNAPVTALLPGPELTGLLAPEGVDGLAPLPETVATTKGDIGQELVPERAVIQHQLPTPGEGSLVEIASKPEKSAGASISVEGSKAAKPDCGLATAGGQWMKIPRPDYGAELGPSGTNQKGYGAGAAFLNKFGGKPNGRTAGPYPNGGGAYPNGGGPYPNGGGAYPNGGGAYPNGGGAYPNGGGAYPNGGGAYPNGGGAKASKPGYGAGKGGGYNVPGHGAGFGSPYGQQQPGFGQGAYPGAGHYGNPSFGGAPANGYGYGAGVQPEYAGLPAVNGKAGHGYGAGVQPEYAGLGQGVPAFNGQSGHLGGVGNRGQNTKGQYGAAVPVGLDGSSQFEAQPVGMDAAGKMGGAGKMGGAGKMGGAYGGAYGGMGGLPYGGQGMGPQKSLTKYGIGGLPFAGQPVALGPGAGQYGYGAGQGGHNSPGLGAGYGGPYGGQAPGADGKSAAKYVQGYGGWPSEYQPQGAFAGPQYQPEAAGDAKTKSSGGYSAGKVPYTKEPLDTAGEPESQQLGAGDIRSGQYEMAGLTYDPASLEPETAVKSYVKEVAPSTVPEVEGEGKSLNNYGDKSSKYNKQGFFGTAGYQG; encoded by the exons ATGGGGTTGTATCGGGGGGTTTCCCGGGCGACGGGCCAGGTGATGCGGACGGCGGTGTTCCTGCTGTTCCTGCAGGAGGTGCAGATGAGAG GATATGGACCTGCTGGTGGGGTTCCCAACGGATACGCTGCGG GTTATGGCTCTACTTATGGAGTACCCAACGGACAAAGAGCTCCAACAAATG GAATGGAAGTTCAAAATGGCCGCGGCATCGGAAGAATGTTGATGCCTTCTAAAG GTGTGGGCAGGCCTTCAGGGGCTCAGAACGGACAGGGAAGGGAGCCAATCAAAGGGGCAG GTGGCGCTGCCTTCGCTCGTCCCCAGTCTAATG GTAATGGTGCCCATGCAGGAAAACAATATGGACAGGGAACTAAAGGAAACG GATATGGggctcaatttggaccttcaagcAGACAGGCCATGAACGGAAACG GTTACGGTGCTCACGCAGGACAGGCGAACGGACAGGGAACCAAAGGAAACG GTTACGCTGCGCAAGCAGGACAAAATAATGGACAAGCAAACAAAGGAAATG GTTACGCTGCACACGCAGGACCAAGTAATGGACAAGCAACCAAAGGAAACG GTTATGGTGCTCAGGCCGGACAAGGCAACGGACAGTCAACTAAAGGAAATG GTTATGGTGCACACGCTGGACCAAATAATGGACAAGCAACCAAAGGAAACG GTTATGGTGCACATGCAGGAACAAATAATGGACAAGCAACCAAAGGAAACG GTTATGGTGCACACGCAGGACAAGGCAATGGACAAGCAAACAAGGGAAACG gTTATGGTGCTCAGGCAGGGCAAGGCTACGGACAGGCAACCAAAGGAAACG GTTATGGCGCTCAGGCAGGGCAAGGCAACGGACAGTCAACCAAAGGAAATG GTTACGGGGCCCACGCTGGACCAGCTAATGGACAGGGAACGAAAGGAAACG GTTATGGTGCACATGCAGGTCAAGCTAATGGGAAAGCAGCCAAAGGCAACG GTTATGGCGCCCATGCTGGACAGGCTAACGGAAGAAACG CTCACCTCGGAGCCACCGGTAAACCAACGAAGGGCAACGGACAACCAACCTATG GAGCAGGTCAGGGCCTCGGTGTCAACCAGGGCCCCCAGCTGGCTGGGAACCCCATGACAG GAGGTTATGGAGCTCAGCCCAGCAGAG GTCCTGCAAAGACTGCTGGGTACCAAAGGGCCGGTTCAGCGCTAGGAGCTGGGTTCCTCCCAGGAGGGATGAAGGGGCCAAAGCCAG CTGGTTATGGGTCTCAGAACGGTCAAGGTGCCAAACCAAACG GCTACCAGCCAGCTGCTGCTGTGCCTAATGGCTATGGAGCCCGGTTCAACG GTTATGGTGCGCATGCAGGACCAACTAATGGACAAGGAACCAAAGGAAACG GTTATGGTGCCCAAGCAGGAACAGCTAATGGACAAGGAACCAAAGGAAACG GTTATGGTGCCCAAGCAGGACCAGCTAATGGACAAGGAAGCAAAGGAAACG GTTATGGTGCACAGGCTGGCTTGGCTAATGGACAAGGAACCAAAGGAAACG GTTATGGTGCTGGAGCCGGTGTTGCCAAGGGAAACCAAGGCCAGGCCAAAG GTGTGTTAGCTGGGTTCCTCCCAGGACGTGGCAACCCCAGCCCGGCAGCAGATAAAGCAG TTTATTCTGGTGTTCCAAACGGATACGTAGCCCAACCAAATG GTTACGACCCCGCCGCGGCAGAAGCAGCAGGAGGTCCTGCGAACGGATATGGCGCTAAGCAGAAGG GCTATGGCGCGCCTGAAGCTGGAGCCGTCTCCCCGAGCGCTGCAGCTCTGGGGCCCAGCGCTGGAGCTGACGGGCCTGGCTCTGCAGTCAAAGGAGTCAACGGTG ACTACGATAGGGGAGTTCAAACGGGGAAGGGCCAATCGGGAACTCAGAGTGCGGATCAGCAGAAGGTATCTAACAACAAGGGTGAGAGCGGAGTCTCACCAGACCACATCCATGAGTCCCTGAGCGGGTTCCCTCTAGTGGACACGCACGGGAAGCCCCAGGAGATGCCTCCAACGCAGCTCCAGTCACACAGCTCCTCACCAGAACCAGACATTACCCCAGAGCCCAAACcagcagaaccagaaccagaacccacCCAAGACCAGAACGTGACCCAGCACCCTGAAGAGCGTGTGACTGATGTTCTGCTAGAGGCCACCCCCCAGCCAGGAGTAACAGAGTCTGGACCTGAGGTTCCTCAGGGAACGCAGTCCACTCCTGAAATGG GGTATTTGACGGGCAGCGAACTGCCCGAGCAGAACGCCCCAGTGACGGCACTCCTCCCTGGGCCCGAGCTCACCGGCCTGCTGGCCCCTGAGGGGGTCGACGGTCTCGCACCGCTACCCGAAACCGTGGCGACCACTAAAGGGGACATCGGCCAGGAGTTGGTGCCAGAGAGGGCGGTCATCCAGCACCAGCTACCGACACCCGGCGAGGGCTCTCTGGTTGAGATCGCTAGCAAACCTG AGAAGAGTGCCGGGGCTTCCATCAGTGTGGAGGGGTCTAAAGCTGCCAAACCAG ACTGTGGACTCGCCACAGCAGGGGGCCAGTGGATGAAGATCCCCAGACCTG ATTATGGAGCAGAACTGGGGCCCTCTGGTACCAACCAGAAAG GTTATGGCGCAGGAGCTGCTTTCCTGAACAAATTTGGAGGAAAACCAAACG GTCGCACTGCAGGGCCTTACCCTAATGGAGGAGGGGCTTATCCTAATGGAGGAGGGCCTTACCCTAATGGAGGAGGGGCTTATCCTAATGGAGGAGGGGCTTATCCTAATGGAGGAGGCGCTTATCCTAATGGAGGAGGGGCTTATCCTAATGGAGGAGGGGCTTATCCTAATGGAGGAGGGGCTAAAGCATCCAAACCAG GTTATGGTGCTGGAAAAGGAGGTGGATACAATGTACCAGGACATGGAGCAG GTTTTGGTTCCCCTTACGGTCAACAACAGCCAG GGTTCGGGCAAGGGGCGTACCCTGGGGCTGGTCACTATGGTAACCCATCGTTTGGAGGGGCACCGGCCAACG GTTATGGCTACGGGGCCGGAGTACAACCAGAGTATGCAG GACTCCCTGCTGTGAATGGAAAAGCAG GTCATGGCTATGGGGCAGGAGTTCAACCAGAATACGCag GTCTTGGTCAAGGAGTGCCTGCTTTCAATGGACAATCAG GTCATCTGGGGGGAGTTGGAAACAGAGGACAGAACACTAAGGGACAATATG GTGCAGCTGTCCCTGTAGGACTAGACG GAAGCAGTCAGTTTGAGGCCCAGCCAGTCGGAATGGACGCAGCAGGGAAAATGGGCGGAGCCGGGAAGATGGGCGGAGCCGGGAAGATGGGCGGGGCTTACGGGGGCGCGTATGGCG GGATGGGAGGACTGCCGTACGGGGGCCAGGGGATGGGCCCCCAGAAATCCCTCACTAAGTATG GGATTGGAGGACTCCCATTCGCTGGTCAACCCGTGGCCCTGGGGCCAGGGGCCGGACAGTACG GTTATGGTGCTGGACAAGGAGGGCACAATTCACCAGGATTAGGAGCag GGTACGGAGGACCTTATGGAGGACAGGCTCCTGGGGCTGATGGGAAATCTGCTGCCAAATATGTTCAAG GTTATGGAGGATGGCCGTCTGAATATCAGCCACAAGGAGCATTTg CTGGACCACAGTACCAGCCAGAAGCAGCAGGGGATGCTAAAACGAAGTCCTCAGGAGGATATA GTGCTGGAAAGGTTCCCTACACCAAAGAGCCCCTCGATACTGCTG GCGAGCCAGAGTCCCAGCAGCTGGGTGCAGGTGACATCAGATCTGGACAATACG AAATGGCCGGCCTGACCTATGACCCTGCATCCCTGGAGCCAGAGACGGCGGTGAAATCCTACG TGAAGGAAGTTGCTCCGAGCACCGTGCCAGaggtggaaggagaggggaagtCACTCAATAACTACG GTGAC